A genomic stretch from Neomonachus schauinslandi chromosome 16, ASM220157v2, whole genome shotgun sequence includes:
- the FCSK gene encoding L-fucose kinase gives MEQPKGVDWTVIILTCQYKDSVHVFQRELEVRQKREQIPPGTLLLAVEDPETRVGSGGATLNALLVAAEHLSARAGFTVVTSDVLHSAQILILHMGRDFPFDDCGRAFTCLPVENPQAPVEAMVCNLDCLLDIMSHRLGPGSPPGVWVCSTDMLLSVPPNPGISWDNFRGARVIALPGSTAYARNHGVYLTDSQGFVLDIYYQGTEAEIQRCARPDGRVPLVSGVTFFSVETAEHLLATHVSPPLDACTYMGLDSGARPVQLSLFFDILLCMARNVNRENFLVGQPPEMGQGDSDVAGYLQAARAELWRELRDQPLTMAYVPDGSYSYMTSSASEFLCSLTFPGAPRARVVHSQVEELQLLGAGSSVVSCLLEGPVQLGAGSVLQHCHLQGPIHIGPGCLVSGLDTAQCEALRGLDLHDLVLQGHHVQLHGAPGRVFTLVGRLDSWERQGTGTYLNMSWSEFFQKTGVRDWDLWDPDTTPAERCLLSARLFPVLHPLRALGPQDLLWMLDPQEDGGKALRAWRTCWRLSWEQLQPCLDRAATLASRRDLFFHQALGKVRHVLEARQDLSLRPLIRAAVREGCPGPLLATLDHVAAGAGDPGVAARALACVADVLCCMAEGRGGLRSGPAANPGWMRPFSYLECGDLVGGVHALAQERDKWLSRPALLVRAARHYEGAGQILIRQAVMSARQFVSTEPAEQPAPGQWVVAECPARVDFSGGWSDTPPLAYELGGAVLGLAVRVDGRRPIGARARRIPEPELWLAVGPRQDKMALKIVCWSLDDLRDYCQPHAPGALLKATFICAGIVHVGSKLSLREQLLHAFGGGFELHTWSELPHGSGLGTSSILAGAALAAVQRAAGRAVGTEALIHAVLHLEQVLTTGGGWQDQVGGLMPGIKVGRSRAQLPLKVEVEEITVPEGFVQKLSDHLLLVYTGKTRLARNLLQDVLRSWYARLPAVVQNAHSLVQHTEECAKAFRQGSLPLLGQCLTSYWEQKKLMAPGCEPLAVRRMMDVLAPHVHGQSLAGAGGGGFLYLLTKEPRQKEALEAVLAKTEGLGNYSVHLVEVDTQGLSLQLLGGETST, from the exons ATGGAGCAGCCCAAGGGGGTCGACTGGACAGTCATCATCCTGACATGCCAGTACAAGGATAGTGTCCACGTCTTCCAGAGAG AGCTGGAGGTGCGCCAGAAGCGGGAGCAGATCCCGCCCGGGACGCTGTTACTGGCTGTGGAGGACCCTGAGACGCGTGTGGGCAGCGGGGGAGCCACCCTCAATGCCCTGCTGGTGGCTGCCGAACACCTGAGTGCCCGGGCAGGCTTCACG GTGGTGACATCGGATGTCCTGCACTCGGCCCAGATCCTCATCCTGCACATG GGCCGAGATTTCCCTTTTGATGACTGTGGCCGGGCCTTCACCTGCCTCCCCGTGGAGAACCCCCAGGCTCCGGTGGAGGCCATGGTCTGCAACCTGGACTGCTTGCTGGACATCATGAGCCATCGG CTGGGCCCAGGCTCCCCACCAGGTGTGTGGGTTTGCAGCACTGACATGCTGCTCTCTGTTCCTCCGAACCCAG GGATCAGCTGGGACAACTTCCGGGGAGCCAGAGTGATTGCCCTTCCAGGGAGCACGGCCTATGCCCGGAACCATGGTGTTTACCTTACTGACTCCCAG GGCTTCGTTTTGGACATTTACTACCAGGGCACGGAGGCAGAGATACAACGGTGTGCCAGGCCGGATGGGCGGGTACCACTG GTCTCCGGGGTCACCTTCTTCTCTGTGGAGACTGCCGAGCACCTCCTGGCCACCCATGTGAGCCCGCCCTTGGATGCCTGCACCTACATGGGCTTGGACTCTGGAGCCCGGCCAGTCCAG CTGTCTCTCTTTTTCGACATCCTGCTCTGCATGGCCCGGAATGTGAACAGGGAGAACTTCCTGGTGGGGCAGCCCCCGGAGATGGGGCAAGGTGACTCGGACGTCGCGGGTTATCTGCAGGCTGCCCGGGCTGAGCTGTGGAGGGAGCTTCGCGATCAGCCCCTCACCATGG CTTATGTCCCTGACGGCAGCTACAGCTACATGACCAGCTCGGCCAGTGAGTTCCTGTGCAGCCTCACGTTCCCTGGGGCTCCCAGGGCCCGGGTAGTGCACTCCCAGGTGGAG GAGCTGCAGCTCCTGGGCGCCGGGAGCTCTGTGGTCAGCTGCCTGCTCGAGGGCCCTGTCCAGCTGGGTGCTGGGAGTGTCTTGCAGCACTGCCACCTGCAG gGCCCCATTCACATCGGCCCTGGCTGCCTCGTGAGTGGCCTGGACACGGCGCAGTGCGAGGCCCTGCGTGGCTTGGACCTGCATGACCTCGTCCTGCAGGGACACCACGTGCAGCTACACGGTGCTCCCGGCCGTGTCTTCACCCTCGTTGGCCGTCTGGACAGCTGGGAG aggcaggggacaggaacatacctcaacatgtCCTGGAGTGAATTCTTTCAGAAGACAGGCGTTCG AGACTGGGATCTGTGGGATCCAGACACCACCCCTGCAGAGCGTTGCCTTCTTAGTGCCCGCCTCTTTCCCGTGCTCCACCCCTTGAGGGCCTTGGGGCCCCAGGACTTGCTGTGGATGCTGGACCCCCAGGAGGATGGGGGCAAGGCCCTAAGGGCCTGGCGGACCTGTTGGCGTCTGTCCTGGGAGCAGCTGCAGCCGTGCCTGGACCGGGCTGCCACACTGGCCTCCCGCCGGGACCTGTTCttccaccaggccctggggaaggtGAGGCATGTGCTGGAGGCCCGGCAGGACCTCAGCCTGCGCCCGCTGATCCGTGCTGCTGTCCGAGAGGGCTGTCCTGGGCCCCTGCTGGCCACGCTGGACCACG TTGCAGCTGGTGCGGGAGACCCTGGTGTGGCAGCCCGGGCTCTGGCCTGTGTGGCCGATGTCCTGTGCTGCATGGCAGAGGGCCGAGGAGGCTTACGGAGCGGGCCAGCAGCCAACCCTGGGTGGATGCGGCCCTTCTCGTACCTGGAGTGTGGAGACCTGGTGGGGGGTGTGCATGCGCTTGCCCAGGAGCGGGACAAGTGGCTGAGCAG GCCAGCCTTGCTAGTGCGAGCTGCCCGCCACTACGAGGGAGCCGGGCAGATTCTCATCCGCCAGGCTGTGATGTCAGCCCGGCAGTTTGTGTCCACGGAGCCAGCAGAGCAGCCAGCTCCTGGACAGTGGGTGGTGGCTGAGTGCCCGGCTCGGGTGGATTTCTCAG GTGGCTGGAGCGACACGCCACCCCTTGCCTATGAGCTTGGTGGGGCAGTGCTGGGTCTGGCCGTGCGAGTGGATGGCCGCCGGCCCATCGGGGCCAGGGCACGCCGCATCCCAGAGCCCGAGCTGTGGCTGGCAGTGGGGCCTCGGCAGGACAAGATGGCCCTGAAGATAGTGTGCTGGAGCCTGGATGACCTGCGGGATTACTGCCAGCCCCATGCCCCAG GGGCTCTGCTGAAGGCAACCTTCATCTGTGCGGGGATCGTGCATGTTGGCTCCAAGCTTTCGCTGCGAGAGCAGCTGCTGCACGCCTTCGGGGGAGGCTTCGAGCTGCACACCTGGTCGGAGCTGCCCCACGGTTCTGGTCTTG GCACGAGCAGCATCCTGGCAGGCGCAGCCCTGGCTGCCGTGCAGAGGGCCGCGGGCCGGGCGGTGGGCACCGAGGCCCTGATCCATGCGGTGCTGCACCTGGAACAGGTGCTCACCACAG GAGGTGGCTGGCAGGACCAAGTGGGTGGCCTTATGCCTGGCATCAAGGTGGGGCGCTCCCGGGCTCAGCTGCCACTgaaggtggaggtggaggagatCACTGTGCCTGAGGGCTTTGTCCAGAAGCTCAGTGACCACCTGCTCCTCGTGTACACTGGCAAGACCCGGCTGGCACGGAATCTGCTGCAG GACGTGCTGAGGAGCTGGTATGCCCGGCTGCCTGCCGTCGTGCAGAATGCCCACAGCCTGGTGCAGCACACCGAGGAATGTGCTAAAGCCTTCCGCCAAG gaagcctgcctctgctGGGCCAGTGCCTGACCTCCTACTGGGAGCAAAAGAAGCTCATGGCTCCAGGCTGTGAGCCCCTGGCTGTGCGGCGTATGATGGATGTCCTGGCCCCCCACGTGCATGGCCAGAGCCTggcaggggcaggtggagggggtTTTCTCTATCTGTTGACCAAGGAGCCGCGGCAAAAAGAGGCTCTGGAGGCTG